The DNA window TGCTCCATCCGGAGGATCACGGTGTCGGTGACACCCCGCTCCTGCCGGGCCTGGAACAGGTCGTAGTAGACCTTGCCCGAGCAGAGCAGCACCCGCTTCACCTGCTCCGGCGCCGGGGCGCCGGTGTCGGCCAGCACGGGCTGGAAGGTGCCCGTGGTGAAGTCCTCCACCGACGACACGCAGAGCTTGTGCCGCAGCAGCGACTTCGGCGTGAACACCACCAGCGGCTTGCGCTTGGGCGACAACGCCTGACGGCGCAACAGGTGGAAGTAGTTCGCCGGGGTGGTCGGGATGGCCACCCGCATGTTGTCCTCGGCGCACTGCTGGAGGAACCGCTCCGGGCGTCCGGAGGTGTGGTCCGGCCCCTGGCCCTCGTGGCCGTGCGGCAGCAGCAGGGTGACCGCCGAGCGCTGGCCCCACTTCACCTCGCCGGAGGAGATGAACTCGTCGATCACCGACTGGGCGCCGTTGACGAAGTCACCGAACTGGGCCTCCCAGGCCACCAGCGCGTTGACGTTCTCCACCGAGTAGCCGTACTCGAAGCCCATGGCGGCGTACTCGGAGAGCAGCGAGTCGTGGACGAAGAAGCGGGACCGCTCGCCGTCGGCGGTGAACGTCTTCAGCGGCAGGTAGTCGTCGCCGGTGCGGGCGTCGACGACCGAGGCGTGCCGCTGGACGAACGTGCCGCGGCGCGAGTCCTGCCCGGCGAGCCGGACGGTGACCCCGTCGTGCAGCAGCGCGCCGAACGCGATGATCTCGCCGAAGCCCCAGTCGATGTTGCCCTCGACGGACATCTTCCGGCGGCGCTCCAGCAGCTGCTGGATGCGCTTGTGCGGGGTGAAGCCCTCGGGCAGGTTGACGTGCGCCTCGCCGATCGCCTTCACCACCGAGGCGTCGGTGGCGGTGTCGACCTGCGGCTCCGGCTCCTCCTCCCGCTTCGGGCGGCCGAGCTGGCGCGGCGTGGTGGCCGCGTCGCGGGTGGCCTTGAAGACGCGTTCGAGCTGGGCCTGGTAGTCGCGCAGCAGCTCCTCGGCGTCCTCCACGGTGATGTCACCGCGCCCGATCAGCTCCTCGGTGTAGAGCTTGCGGACCGACCGCTTCGAGTCAATGATCTTGTACATCTGCGGGTTGGACATCGACGGGTCGTCGCCCTCGTTGTGCCCGCGCCGGCGGTAGCAGACCAGGTCGATCACGACGTCCTTGTTGAACGCCTGGCGGTATTCGAAGGCGAGCCGCGCCACCCGGACCACGGCCTCCGGGTCGTCGCCGTTCACGTGGAAGATCGGGGCCTGGATCATCCGGGCCACGTCGGTGCTGTAGAGGCTGGACCGGCTGTATTCCGGGGCGGTGGTGAAGCCGACCTGGTTGTTGACCACCACGTGCACGGTGCCGCCGGTGCGGTAGCCGCGCAGCTGGGACAGGTTGAGCGTCTCGGCGACCACGCCCTGCCCGGCGAAGGCGGCGTCACCGTGCACCGCCAGCGGCAGCACGGTGTAGCCCTCCAGCTTGAGGTCGATCCGGTCCTGCTTGGCCCGGACGATGCCCTCCAGCACCGGGTCCACGGCCTCCAGGTGCGACGGGTTCGCCACCACCGACACCTTGACCGCGTGCTCGCCGTCCGGCGTGGTGAACTTGCCGTTCTGGCCGAGGTGGTATTTCACGTCGCCGGAGCCCTGGGTGGACCGCGGGTCGAGGTGCCCCTCGAACTCGGAGAAGATCTTCTCGTACGGCTTGCCGACGATGTTGGCCAGCACGTTGAGCCGGCCCCGGTGGGCCATGCCGATGACGACCTCGTCCAGCCCGGCCTCGGCGGAGGACTCCAGCACCTCGCCGAGCAGCGGGATCAGCGACTCGCCGCCCTCCAGCGAGAAGCGCTTCTGGCCCACGTACTTGGTCTGCAGGAACGTCTCGAACGCCTCGGCGGCGTTGAGCCGGTTGAGCACGTGCTTCTGCTCGTCGGAGCCGGGCTTCTCGTATTTCCGCTCGACCCGCTCCTGGATCCAGCGCCGCTCCTCCGGGTCCTGGATGTGCATGTACTCGATGCCGACCCGGCGGCAGTAGGAGTCACGCAGCACGCCGAGGATCGAGCGCAGCTTCATCCGCTGCTGGCCGGCGAACCCGTTGACCGGGAAGACCCGGTCCAGGTCCCACAGCGTCAGCCCGTGCTGGAGCACGTCCAGGTCGGGGTGCTTGCGGATCTCGAACTCGAGCGGGTCGGTGTCGGCCATCAGGTGACCGCGCACCCGGTACGCGTGGATCAGCTCGTGCACCCGCGCGGTCTTGTTGATCTGGCCCTCGCTGTCGACGGCCACGTCGCGCATCCAGCGCACCGGCTCGTACGGGATGCGCAGCGAGGTGAAGATCTCGTCGTAGAAGCCGCGCTCACCGAGCATCAGCTCGTGCATGACCTTGAGGAACTCGCCGGACTGCGCGCCCTGGATGATCCGGTGGTCGTACGTGCTGGTCAGCGTGATCACCTTGCTGACCGCGTTCTCGGCCAGGGTGGCTTCGCTCATGCCCTGGTAGGGCGCGGGGTATTCCATCGCGCCGACGCCGATGATGGCGCTCTGGCCCTGCATGAGGCGCGGGATCGAGTGCACCGTGCCGATGCCGCCCGGGTTGGTCAGCGAGATGGTGGTGCCGGAGTAGTCCTCCATGGTCAGCTCGTTGCGGCGGGCGCGCCGGACCACGTCCTCGTACGCCTGCCAGAACTGCCGGAAGTCCATCTGCTCGCAGGCCTTGATGGACGGCACGACCAGGTTGCGGGAGCCGTCCGGCTTGGCCAGGTCGATGGCGATGCCCAGGTTGACGTGCTCGGGGCGGAGCATCGCCGGCTTGCCGTCGACCTCGGCGAAGGAGTTGTTCATCTCCGGGTGCTCGATCAGCGCCCGGACCATCGCGTAGCCGATGAGGTGGGTGAAGCTGACCTTGCCACCGCGGCCCCGGGCCAGGTGGTTGTTGATCACGATGCGGTTGTCGACCACCAGCTTCGCCGGGACCGCGCGCACGCTGGTGGCGGTCGGCACGGCGAGCGAGGCGTCCATGTTCTGGACGATCTTTGCGGCCACGCCGCGCAGCGGGGTGGTGCCCGCCCCGCTCGCGGCCGGCGCCTTGGCGGCCGGCTTGGCCGGGGTGGTCTTCTTCGCCGGGGCCGGCTCGGCCGCCTTCGCCGCCGGCTTGGCGGCGGGCTTCGCGGCCGGCTTGGCCGGCGCGGTCTTGGCGGGGGCCGGCTTCTCGGTGACCGTGGCCACGGCCTCCTGCTGCTCGGCGGGCTCCGGCTGCGCGGCCGGCGCGGCCGGCTTCTCCGGACGCGGGGTGGCGGCGCCGGGCGCCGGCCGGTAGTCGGCGAAGAAGTCGTGCCATGCCGAGTCGACGCTCGACGGGTCGGCGAGGTAGCGCTGGTACATCTCCTCGACGATCCACTCGTTCGGGCCGAAACCCGCCAGTGGGTTCTCCTGCGATGTCTGCTGGGTCGACACGGCCGCTAATCGCCTCTTTCACGCGGTTGTGAATGTCACGCGGTGGGCTCCCGCGCCCGGTTCGCCGGGGCACAGGAGACGGATCCCAGGCTACGCCGTGCGATTGCCACAGGCATTCTCGCCTCCGGCTGGTGGCCCGTTTCACAGAAGATGCCAGAAGTTCGGCAAACGCTGCGTGGCCCGCCGACTCCTGCTAGACGACGACGGGCCCCGCCCGGTGACGCAGGGTCACCGGCCGGGGCCCGGGTCGCGCGTGGCTCAGGAGATGTCGCGCCGTCGGATGGTCAGCACGCCGATCACGCCGGTCACCACCGCGTACCCGATCAGCACCGCGGCCCCCGCCCAGCGCGGCGGGTTGCCGGGGATCTCGGCGCCGCTGACCATCAGCGAGGAGGCCAGCGACGGCACCAGCAGTTGCAGCTCGTTGATCCAGTCACCGAACCGCTGCGCCAGCAGCCCGATGGCGATGGCCGCGCCGATGGTGCCGCCCAGGTAGAGCAGGATGCCGGTCACGGTCGCGCCGATCTGGCTGCGGATCAGCACGCCGAGCCCGACGCCGAGCACCGACCAGAGCAGGTACGCCAGCCCGTTCAGGGCCACCGCGCGCCACACCGCCCCGCTGTCGAGCTGGGTGCCGACATCCGTGGCGTTCAGGATCAGCGGCGCGAAGATCAGGTTGAGCACCGTGGTGACGATCCAGAAGAGCAGCGCGAGCACGCCGGCGGCGACGAGCTTGGCCAGCATCACCGCCGTGCGGTGCGGCGCGGTGAGGAACGTGGTGGTCACCGTCTGGTGGAAGAACTCACTGGTCACCACCACGATGCCGAGCAGCATCACGATGAGCAGGCCGAAGAACTGGCCGTTGGTGTAGAGGTTGGCGGCGATGCTGTCGGCGCTCGACACCGCCTGGATCTGGTCGGCCTGGTCGGCCGGCACGTCGCCCACGTTGCCGCTGGCCAGCGCGTCGGTCTGCAACCAGTTGAAGCCCAGCGCGAGCGCCCACAGCGGCAGGCTGATCAGGCCGAAGATCCACCAGGTGCTGGTGGTGCGGATCTTGAGCAGTTCGGATCGGACCAGCGTCATCGGATCTCCGCCTTTCCGGCCGTCAGCTCCAGGAAGACCCCTTCGAGGTCGGGACGTTCGGTGGTCAGCTCGTGCAGCTCGACCTTCGCGGCCAGCGCGACGCGGCCCACGGTCGGCGCGTCCACGCCACTGACCAGCAGCGCGCCGTTCGGGTCGGCGTCGACCGTGGCGGACTGCTCGCGCAGCGCCGCGGCCAGCTCGTCCGCCTGCGGGGTGCGCACCCGGATCCGGGCGCCGTGCGTCATCGAGCCCATCACCTGCTCGACCGGCCCCTGCCGGACCAGCTTGCCGGCCGCGATGATCACCACGTCGTCGGCGAGGAGCTGCATCTCGGAGAGCAGGTGGCTGGAGACCAGCACCGTCCGGCCCTCGGCGGCCAGCCCCTTGAGGAAGCCCCGCATCCAGCGGATGCCCTCCGGGTCCAGGCCGTTGGCCGGCTCGTCCAGGATCAGCACCTGCGGGTTGCCGAGCATCGCGGCGGCGATCCCGAGGCGCTGCTTCATGCCCAGCGAGTAGCCCTTGAACTTGCGCTTCGCCGCCGGGGAGAGCCCGACCAGGGCGAGCGCCTCGTCCGCCCGCTCCCTCGGCAGCCCGGCCGCCGCGCAGATCACCCGCAGGTGGTTGATCCCGGTGCGGCCCTTGTGCGCGCTGGACGCCTCCAGCACCGCGCCCACCGTGCGCAGCGGGTCGGTCAGGTCGGCGTACCGGTGGCCGCCGATGGTGGCCGTGCCGGCGGTCGGCGTGACCAGGTTGAGCAACATGCGCAGCGTGGTCGTCTTACCGGCGCCGTTCGGGCCGAGGAAGCCGGTGACCCGGCCCGGCTCGACCGTGAACGACAGGTTGTCGACCGCGCGGACGTTCTTGTACTGCTTGGTCAAGCCGGACACGATGATCTGGCCGGTCGCGGCGTTGGGGCGTGGCTGCCCGTCGGACATCATTCTCCTCTCCTGCCCCGGCGCGCTCGACGCACGCCGGTGGGACGCCGTTGCGGGGGCGCCCCGCACAGCCTTCCAACCCGCCGCAAGGGGGTCAATCAGGCGGGATGTGTACGCGCCGTCCTCCTCAGGGAGGAGATCACCCGGCCGGCAGCGCGACCCAGGTGGCACGGGCCCGGCCCAGCAGCGCGCCGTCCGGCCCGTACAGGCTGGTGTGCACCTCGGCCCGGCGCCCCTCGCGGCCCACCGCGAGGCCGGTCACCACGCAGGCGTCGCCGGGCCGTGGCAGCGCCGTGACCTGCGCGGCGATCCGACCCAGCACGTACGGGCGGCCGGCCGAGAGCACCGCCCATCCACCCGGGCAGTCCAGCGCCGCCCAGACCGTGGCGGGCGCCACCTCGGCCGGCGCGCGGAACGGCGCCGCGGTCCGCCCGTCCGGCAGCCGGCCGGGAAAGATCCGCAGGCCGTCCGGGTGGTCCGGGCCGCAGACGTAGCAGCCGGGGAACGGGTGGTCCACCAGCCCGGGGTACGCGCGTGCGGCCTCCTCGGCGGTGGCCGGGTCCACCGGCGGCACCACCGCGTCCACCGGCCCGACCCGGCGTACCTCGGCGACCAGCCGGTCCTGCGGGTCGCGTACCTCGCCGTCGGCGGCGGTCAGCGGGGTGTCCAGCGGCGGCGGCCGGCGCAGCGTGACCTCCACCGGCCCCTGGTCGTCGATGAGCGCGGCGAAGATCCCGGCGCTCCAGCCACCGTTGCCGGAGCCGTCCGGTCCGTGGAAACGGGCCTCGACCAGCACGTGCACCTCCACCTCCACCTCCACCGGCGCCGTCGCCGGTGGTCGCCCGGCAGCCTCGCACATCCGCCGTCGGCGCTCCGCACGCCGCCGCCGACGGGCGTTCACCGGATCGACACCCCTCACCCCGGGTACGGCAACCCGGGGCCCTTACACAGGACCCATGGCTGTTCTGCACGCCGCTGGCGCACCCATCACGACCAGCGGTTACACCCTGCTGATCGCCGACGACCCGAACCTGGTCGCGGCCGCGCAACGCCTGCGCCACGAGGTGTTCGCCGGGGAACTCGGCGCCACCCTGCCGCCCGGGTCCGCCGGGCTCGACACCGACGAGTTCGACGCGCACTGCGACCACCTGGTGGTGCTCCGCGAGGGCACCGGCGAGGTGGTCGGCACCTACCGGCTGCTGCCGCCCGGCCGCACCGACCGGCGGTACGCCGACGGCGAGTTCGACCTGGGCGCGCTGGCCCCGCTCCGCGACGACCTGGTCGAGGCCGGCCGCTCCTGCGTGCACCCGGACCACCGCACCGGCGCCGTGATCAACCTGATGTGGGCCGGCATCTGCCGCTACCTGCACCTGCGCGGCTCGCGCTGGCTCGGCGGCTGCGCCTCGGTGCCGGTCGCCGACGGCGGGGTCGCGGCCGCCGAGGTGTGGGCGCAGGTCACCGACCGGCACCTCGCTCCGCCGCCACTGCGGGTGACCCCGCGCCGCCCCTGGTTCGCCGAGGCGCCGCTCGCCGGTGCCGCCCCGCTCACCCCGGCCGAACGCCGGGCGCTCGTCCCGCCGCTGCTCCGCGGCTACCTGCGGCTGGGCGCCTGGGTCGCGGGCGAGCCGGCGTACGACCCGGACTTCGGCTGCGCCGACTTCTACGTGCTGTTCTCGCTGGACCGGATGAACCCGCGCCACCTGCGGCACTTCCTCGGCGAGGTGGCACCGTGACGCGGCTCGTGGACACCGCGCACCCGAGCCGGGCCGGCGTCGCCGGTCCCCCGGCCGGCGACCGTCCGGCCGGCGACGGGCTGTGGCGGCCCGCCTCCGGCTGCGGGCCGAGCTGCCTGCCACCACCGGCCGCGCCGGACGTGTCCGCCCCGCGCCGGCTCGGCCGGCTGCTCGGCGTACTCGGAATGCTCCTGGTCGGGGCCGGTCTGGCCGCGCTCCTGCCGGTGCTGCCGGCGGCCGACCGGCAGGCCGCGCTGCGCGGCTGGGCCCGGGGAACGCTGCGGGCCCTCGGCGTGCGGTTGGTGGTCCGGGGCCGGCCGCCGCGCCGCCGCGCGCTGCTGGTCGCCAACCACGTCTCCTGGCTGGACGTGCTGGCGGTGCTCGCGGTGTCGCCGGCCCGGATGCTGGCCAAGCGGGAGGTCCGGGGCTGGCCGGTGGTGGGCGCGCTGGCCGCCGCGGCCGGAACCGTCTTCGTGGACCGGTCCCGGCCGCGCGAGCTGCCGGCGACGGTCGCCCGGGTGGCCGACGCGCTGCGCGGCGGGCACCCGGTGGCGGTGTTCCCGGAGGGCACGACGTGGTGCGGCGCGGCGGGCGGTTGCCGCCCCGGTTGCGGCTTCCGCCCGGCGATGTTCGAGGCGGCGGTGGCGGCCGGCGCGCCGGTGGTGCCGCTGGCCGTCGCCTACCGTTACGCCGGTGACCCGAGCACGTTGCCCGCCTTCCTCGGTGCGGACACGCTCTGGGCGTCGGTCCGGCGGGTGCTGGCCGCCCGGGACCTGACCGTGGCGGTGACGGTGGCCGCCGCGTTGCATCCGGCCGACGGGGCGGACCGCCGGCTGCTGGCCCGCGCCGCCGAGGCCGCGATCCACCGGGCCCCGCCCCCACGGGCACGCGCGCCGCGTCCCGCGCGGACGCCCTCCCGCGCAGCGACCTCGCCCGAGCTGCTGTCCTCGCCCGAGCCGCTGCGCTCGGCCGCATTGCTGCCCGGGTCCACTGCCGGGTCCACTGCCGGGGCCGGTGCCGGTCCCGGGTTCGGGACGGTGCGGGAAGACCGGCCGACCGGAACCGGGCTCGATCTGGCTGCCTGACGCGCCGCCCGCGCCGGGGCGCACGTGCTGCGCCCGCATGCGGAGCGGGGCGCTGCGGGAAGGCACGGCGATCGGGGGCCGCCGTGGGACGCGACGCGTGGGCGTGTCGCGCCCGGAAAGGGAGGAGACCCGCAGGGCGGTATACCTCAAAGTCATAATTATTCCTCTGAGGTATACCGCATCCACGGCGCATGCCTTTCAGCGGCGTGACGCAGCGTGGTCAGGCCCGAAACGCGATACAGTCTTGTTGGATCGCGATGTATCGCGTTATGCTCCTTCTGTTGTTCGACGCGTCGCGGTGACACGTCGGCGAGGGGAGGACGCCATGGCCAGTTGGACTGTCGACGGCCCGCAGCGGATCACGCTCGACGAGCCGGTCACCCGGCTGGACGTCCGGCTGGTCAGCGGGCGGCTCAACGTGGTCGGCACGGACGGCCCGGCCCGGGTCGACGTCACCCGGGTCAGCCGGCGGCCGCTCGTGGTCGAGCTCCGCGACGGGCGGCTGAGCGTCGGTCACGAGCGCTTCCCTCGCCGGCCCGGCGTGCTCTGGTGGCTCGGTCAGCTCCGTCGCCGGTTCCGCGCCGAGGTGTCGGTGGCCGTGCCGGCCCAGGCGCTGGCCGACCTGCGCCTGGTCGACGGCGCGCTGGTCGCCTCCGGGCTGCGCCGCGACACCCGGGTCGACGTCACCTCCGGCCAGGTCACCCTGATGGGACTGCGCGGCCGCACCACCGCCAAGGTCGTCTCCGGCCCGGTGGAGGCGCTCGGCATCGGCGGCGACCTCGACCTGGAGACCGTCTCGGGCGAGCTGATCCTGGCCGACAGCGCGCCCGACCGGGTCCGCGCCCACGCCGTCTCCGGCTCGATCACCTGCGACCTGGACAACCCCCGGGGCAGCGAGATCAAGCTCAGCGCCATCTCCGGCAGCATCACCGTCCGGGTCCGCGAGGACAGCGATCTCAGCGTGCACCTGCACACCACCTCCGGCCGGATCACCAGCGGCTTCCCGCAGATCTGCGGCGGCCAGCACGGTTTCGGCGCGGTCAAGGACAGCCACGGGGTGCTCGGCGGGGGCGCGGGTAAGCTCTGGGCGTCCGCGACGTCCGGCAGCATCGCGCTGCTGGCCCGCCCGGTCCCGGACGTCGCCGACCAGGAGGACCTGCCGTGACCGCCGTGTTCAGCCACGGGCGGCTCCGGCTCTATCTGCTCAAGCTCCTCGACGACGGGCCGAAGCACGGCTACGAGCTGATCCGCCTGCTGGAGGAGCGCTTCCTCGGGCACTACGCGCCCAGCGCCGGCACCATCTATCCCCGCTTGCAACGGCTG is part of the Micromonospora sp. WMMD980 genome and encodes:
- a CDS encoding multifunctional oxoglutarate decarboxylase/oxoglutarate dehydrogenase thiamine pyrophosphate-binding subunit/dihydrolipoyllysine-residue succinyltransferase subunit; the protein is MSTQQTSQENPLAGFGPNEWIVEEMYQRYLADPSSVDSAWHDFFADYRPAPGAATPRPEKPAAPAAQPEPAEQQEAVATVTEKPAPAKTAPAKPAAKPAAKPAAKAAEPAPAKKTTPAKPAAKAPAASGAGTTPLRGVAAKIVQNMDASLAVPTATSVRAVPAKLVVDNRIVINNHLARGRGGKVSFTHLIGYAMVRALIEHPEMNNSFAEVDGKPAMLRPEHVNLGIAIDLAKPDGSRNLVVPSIKACEQMDFRQFWQAYEDVVRRARRNELTMEDYSGTTISLTNPGGIGTVHSIPRLMQGQSAIIGVGAMEYPAPYQGMSEATLAENAVSKVITLTSTYDHRIIQGAQSGEFLKVMHELMLGERGFYDEIFTSLRIPYEPVRWMRDVAVDSEGQINKTARVHELIHAYRVRGHLMADTDPLEFEIRKHPDLDVLQHGLTLWDLDRVFPVNGFAGQQRMKLRSILGVLRDSYCRRVGIEYMHIQDPEERRWIQERVERKYEKPGSDEQKHVLNRLNAAEAFETFLQTKYVGQKRFSLEGGESLIPLLGEVLESSAEAGLDEVVIGMAHRGRLNVLANIVGKPYEKIFSEFEGHLDPRSTQGSGDVKYHLGQNGKFTTPDGEHAVKVSVVANPSHLEAVDPVLEGIVRAKQDRIDLKLEGYTVLPLAVHGDAAFAGQGVVAETLNLSQLRGYRTGGTVHVVVNNQVGFTTAPEYSRSSLYSTDVARMIQAPIFHVNGDDPEAVVRVARLAFEYRQAFNKDVVIDLVCYRRRGHNEGDDPSMSNPQMYKIIDSKRSVRKLYTEELIGRGDITVEDAEELLRDYQAQLERVFKATRDAATTPRQLGRPKREEEPEPQVDTATDASVVKAIGEAHVNLPEGFTPHKRIQQLLERRRKMSVEGNIDWGFGEIIAFGALLHDGVTVRLAGQDSRRGTFVQRHASVVDARTGDDYLPLKTFTADGERSRFFVHDSLLSEYAAMGFEYGYSVENVNALVAWEAQFGDFVNGAQSVIDEFISSGEVKWGQRSAVTLLLPHGHEGQGPDHTSGRPERFLQQCAEDNMRVAIPTTPANYFHLLRRQALSPKRKPLVVFTPKSLLRHKLCVSSVEDFTTGTFQPVLADTGAPAPEQVKRVLLCSGKVYYDLFQARQERGVTDTVILRMEQLYPLPVDEVRAALAQYPNAEDFAWVQEEPANQGAWSFVALNLLEHLPEVRLRRISRPAAAAPAVGSAKMHEVEQNALIEAALPRP
- a CDS encoding ABC transporter permease subunit, whose protein sequence is MTLVRSELLKIRTTSTWWIFGLISLPLWALALGFNWLQTDALASGNVGDVPADQADQIQAVSSADSIAANLYTNGQFFGLLIVMLLGIVVVTSEFFHQTVTTTFLTAPHRTAVMLAKLVAAGVLALLFWIVTTVLNLIFAPLILNATDVGTQLDSGAVWRAVALNGLAYLLWSVLGVGLGVLIRSQIGATVTGILLYLGGTIGAAIAIGLLAQRFGDWINELQLLVPSLASSLMVSGAEIPGNPPRWAGAAVLIGYAVVTGVIGVLTIRRRDIS
- a CDS encoding ABC transporter ATP-binding protein gives rise to the protein MSDGQPRPNAATGQIIVSGLTKQYKNVRAVDNLSFTVEPGRVTGFLGPNGAGKTTTLRMLLNLVTPTAGTATIGGHRYADLTDPLRTVGAVLEASSAHKGRTGINHLRVICAAAGLPRERADEALALVGLSPAAKRKFKGYSLGMKQRLGIAAAMLGNPQVLILDEPANGLDPEGIRWMRGFLKGLAAEGRTVLVSSHLLSEMQLLADDVVIIAAGKLVRQGPVEQVMGSMTHGARIRVRTPQADELAAALREQSATVDADPNGALLVSGVDAPTVGRVALAAKVELHELTTERPDLEGVFLELTAGKAEIR
- a CDS encoding GNAT family N-acyltransferase, translated to MAVLHAAGAPITTSGYTLLIADDPNLVAAAQRLRHEVFAGELGATLPPGSAGLDTDEFDAHCDHLVVLREGTGEVVGTYRLLPPGRTDRRYADGEFDLGALAPLRDDLVEAGRSCVHPDHRTGAVINLMWAGICRYLHLRGSRWLGGCASVPVADGGVAAAEVWAQVTDRHLAPPPLRVTPRRPWFAEAPLAGAAPLTPAERRALVPPLLRGYLRLGAWVAGEPAYDPDFGCADFYVLFSLDRMNPRHLRHFLGEVAP
- a CDS encoding lysophospholipid acyltransferase family protein, giving the protein MWRPASGCGPSCLPPPAAPDVSAPRRLGRLLGVLGMLLVGAGLAALLPVLPAADRQAALRGWARGTLRALGVRLVVRGRPPRRRALLVANHVSWLDVLAVLAVSPARMLAKREVRGWPVVGALAAAAGTVFVDRSRPRELPATVARVADALRGGHPVAVFPEGTTWCGAAGGCRPGCGFRPAMFEAAVAAGAPVVPLAVAYRYAGDPSTLPAFLGADTLWASVRRVLAARDLTVAVTVAAALHPADGADRRLLARAAEAAIHRAPPPRARAPRPARTPSRAATSPELLSSPEPLRSAALLPGSTAGSTAGAGAGPGFGTVREDRPTGTGLDLAA
- a CDS encoding DUF4097 family beta strand repeat-containing protein, translated to MASWTVDGPQRITLDEPVTRLDVRLVSGRLNVVGTDGPARVDVTRVSRRPLVVELRDGRLSVGHERFPRRPGVLWWLGQLRRRFRAEVSVAVPAQALADLRLVDGALVASGLRRDTRVDVTSGQVTLMGLRGRTTAKVVSGPVEALGIGGDLDLETVSGELILADSAPDRVRAHAVSGSITCDLDNPRGSEIKLSAISGSITVRVREDSDLSVHLHTTSGRITSGFPQICGGQHGFGAVKDSHGVLGGGAGKLWASATSGSIALLARPVPDVADQEDLP